The DNA sequence TCCTTTTTATCAGACTCGTGATGCAGGAAAGACTCATACGTATTCTAACAATCCTAGGGCTAGTGCTGAAAATCCCTACAATCCGGAGACGGCTTATTATATCCTCGATTACGTAAAAGAGAACACCTCTTTTGATAATAATGAGAAATATGCTACAGGTCTTGTCTTTAAGGGTAAGTATTATGAGGCAGAAGACTGGGATGCAGCAAAAAAAGAGCCAATAGCTGGTCATGAATCGAAAGGTAAAGATAAGGCTTACACCTACGTCATTCGCCATAGCGACCCAACGGGAAATGGTACAACTAATGATATAATGCATTACGGCATAGTCCGCAATAACATTTATCGAGTTCGTATCGATGGAATTACCGGTAAGGGACCGGATGGAATGAAGGTAACCCTCAACGTGAGAAAATGGGCAACCTATACTCACGAAGAGACAACAATGTAAAAACGAAACAAATAGATAAACAGAAAGTATAGTTTGAAATTAAACTTTCAGAGAAAATGAAAACGATGAAAACGATACATACGGCATTGATTCTGATGGTGCTAGCCTTTTTATCGGCTTGCTCCACAGATAGTGCTGACCCTATACAGGGAGGCAGTGGAGGCGATAACACAGGCGACAAGGTTACCGTCCACATGACTCTTTCTACAGCTCCTTCTTCAGGAACCAGAGCTACGTTGTGGAATGATGGCGTAGATGCAGAAAACATGAAGAGCTGGGTAGTAGCCTTTGTGAAAGACAACAAGGTTGTTTCTTTTGTAGAGAATACGGATGTATCGGCTAATAATCGCATTAAAGATGAAGTCACAATCAAGGATCTTCCTAAAGGAGAAGCTACCTATCAGGTTTATTCCTTCGCCAATCTAACAGCAACAGAACTTGGCATCTCAAAAGATGCAACCGTCAAATTTGATGATAAGAAATGGAAGATGGATGGTAATGGCTTCGATGTTACTACCAAAGGCATTCCAATGAGCAATAAGCAGGAAGTAACGATAAATGCTTCTGGTAAGCCAAGCATCACTGAACTTTGGGTAGTAAGAATGCTGGCAAAGGTTACACTTCGGTTTAAGAATCCAAGTGCTACTGCTTTGGAAATCAAAGATATTACACTCAGCGATATAACAAAGAACAGTAGTGAGAATGGAGATGCAGAAAACATCATGTTGCTGCCAAAGCATTCAGATGCATCATCTGGTGCAGATAAAGATAAGGTTACATGTACTCCAAATCTGGCAGAGCAGGCTGCAACGCAGAATTATACTTATAAGCTGTCTTCATCAAAGACGATACCGGCAAGTATTGATACTTATAAGCCAGAGAATGAGATTTCGTTTTATGTAAATGAAAGCGCAGCGGGCAATACTTCCAAGTATTTCATCATCAACCTGAATACATCAGCAGGAGTCAAGCGTTACGCCCTGTTCCAGGATTGGACAACGATAGCTCGAAACGACCATCACATTCTGCCAATCTCATTAGATGATTACAAGTTGAAGTTTGATGTTCAGTCCTTCTCTGCCATTGGTCTCTATCCATCCATAACAGATAACGGAACCACTCTTTCCTATACCTGTTATTATCCGGAAGAGGAATTCCATATCCAGCCAAAGGTTGTAAAAGCAAGTGACGACTCCGAGGTTTCCGGCACCATCGACTATACCCAAGTAACATGGGAGTTAATCCAAGAAGATGGTATGACTGATGAAGCTGCTGCCGAAGCTAATGCCAAGAAGGTGTTTAAAATACCTCCAAAATGGGATGCAATTACCGGCTATTTCGAAGGAACCTTTAATGATGATGCTGCCGACAAGCAGCAGGCACTCTATAAGGTTACAGTCCCAGTACCGGGCAAAACAGACAAGTATCTTACATACAAGATACTTTTCACCAAGGATTTGAGAAGCTTTGCTGCTCGTAAATATACGAGACAGAGTTACTATTTCAGAACAAAACAATAATACTTATATTAAAAACATTGAAGCTTATGTTTAAGTCTAAGATTTTTAATAGTGTAATGAGATATATGTTGGTAGCAATGCTTGCATTGCTGCCAAATACTATATGGGCTGGTGAAATTTATACGAACAATGTATTTTTGATCGATGTAAACCGCGTATCTATTGATATGCAAAGTATCTTTGTTGGTAGTGATAATATGGCAAAATATAATTATATTGAGTTTTATTTTCTTGACAAGTCTGATGCTATTGTAGATCTAGGTAATATTAAACTCGGTTTGTGGAATCAGGAATCTAATGATGCATACTCGGATTTTAATGGTGGTGGCTTCAAGAAGACCGTTAATTATTTTCTTTTTTACAAAGAAAAAAATCAATGGGGATTCGATAATTTGTTTAGGTTAAAGATAAATACTACAGGTGTAAATCTCTCTGGTTATAAGTTTGTCGTAAAGGCTTCTAATACGAATAATTTTGAAACAGATAAGACAACGGCAGATGTTACATATACTTATCAGCTTTATTCTCAGAGAGATGTTGATGCTGTAACTTTCACCAAGGCAACTGATCCTACTTTGGTGAAATCTGCTTATGCTTTAAAAGAAGGAAACAAATGTATCTTCAGTGGTGCTTCTGTATATGATGAAATAAAAAAGATTTTAGAAGTTTCGTCTAAAGAAGATATTAAGGACTTCTATATACGTTGGACTATAAAGCATACAGATGACTCCAAAGTAGATAATCTTACTGTCTCTTCAGGAAAAATACAGAAGCGTAATGATTTTGACTATATTTACTTTAATAATACAGGTTCCTCAATTCAAGCAAAAGACTTGGATGTTACCTTAGTGTTGCCTAGTAGTGAGTCTTGGGATAACATAAAATTATCTTTTGTTATTTCCAAAAATGTCTCTGAATTGACTACTAAATATGGTGTTGTTGAGAAAGAGCCAACTTTGGATGCATTGTATAATATTACGTTGGAAACAAAGTACAACATGCCTTTCAATCATTATGTAGACCATGCTAATACTGCATTTGACGAAAAGGGTATGCAGCAGACTGCTGAATGGGAGTACTATGTCTATGTGAAAGATGCTAATGAGCAAGTAGAGTTAGTGCTGCCATTCGACAAATATGAAAATGGAATAGGATCGGGATCGCCACTTGAGCCACGAGGTTATTTCAGATGGTATGATTTTAAAACAGATAAAGCTAATGATAATTTAAGTCCAGTTACAGGGACCGGAGCATCAACTCTTCTGAATCATATTGTATCGGGAAGTAATGATTATGGCCTGTTTGCTTTCAATATTCCTCAAGACCCTGTTAGTAAGAATGTTGGTGTTACATATACTGCACCTGCAGGAGCTTCATCTGATGAATGGGCTGGTGAAGATATTGCCTGTGATATAAGCCGTTATATTGATGGTTTGGATGCAACAAAAACTTATCTGGTACACGAGCCTACGCTCTCTATCAGATACATTTTCCATATCCGTTCTGCCAAGCAGTTAGCAGACAATATTATGAATACGGCTATTGGAAAAAATACTCAAAGAGCAGGTTATAGAACTTATGAGGATGGAAAGTATTTGACTGTTGGCATGAAGGATGCAAGTTCTACTTTGACACTTCGACTGGATTTATCAGATGCAAAGAAATATTATTTCCATCCATTGGCTGATGGTATATATGAGAACGATGGAGCTTTTTCGGGTTTCACTAATCGAGTATATTATGTAGATGAAAAGGACAAACTCGTAGAATCCAACTTCGATAAAACAAAATTATGCCATGCAACTAAGATAGAATGGTGGGCATATGATAAGACCAAGACCTATTGTCTATGGTTAGGTACCAAGACCGACCGTTTCTTTGATTTGAAGATGAATAATCTTAACACAAGCTGGATGTCTGTATATAAAAGTGGGGCTAATAAGACTTTTACATTTACCTATGGAGATCCTGTGTACATCGTTGCATATGCTATGGATGATGAAAATCACCGTTGTCCAATTGCCAACTTTGATGTTCGATTTATGAATAATCATCCGATGACTAAAGAAGAGATAGTTAAAGAAGGTTTGAATAATAGACTGATTAGTTATCTTGACGAGCATTATAAAATGGCTACTAAGCCAATTACATTTGATGATGATGATGTAGAACAAACATTGGCAGCTCCTACAACTCCAGATAACAACCAGGACCGTTTACCATCTAAATGGGATCGCCGTGCTTATAGTTTCGTATATCGTGATTTGATTGACTACGATGCTACTAATTATAATGGTTTGAATAAAATCGGTCATTCTCCACTTCATGGAGATTATTGCTTGTATAAGTCTGCCAATGTTAATGGTATTTCCGGTAATGGTGGGTCACTTAAAGATGGATATCTTTGGTGGCAAAGTGGAATGTTACATGATAAGACTTATGAGATAACCAATGGTTCTCAGTATGGCCACTTCCTCTATGTGGATGCATCAGACGAAAGTAGAAAAATCGCCGCTGCAGATTTCACGGCAGATCTCTGTACAGGACAGCAACTTATCTTCACAGCGGGTGTTGCTGACATGACTAAAAACGAGGGTACTAAGCCACAGATTATGTTTAAACTATTTGGTGTTAAAAGAAATGTCAATGATGATATTGTTGAAAAACACCTGATACATAGTTTTGCGTCTGGTGATTTTAAGACTAATGTAGAAGACTTGAAACCGGCAACTTGGTACCAGGTATATGGTAAGATTACTTTGCAAAAAGAGTCAAATGTAGAGCAGTATTCAGATTTCCGACTGGAGATTGATAATTACTGTAGCAATACTGATGGTGCCGACTATGCCGTAGATGATATCCGTATGTATCTTGCGCCGGCTAAGGTTCAGGTGATTCAGGAAAAGCCGGTATGTAACGGTGCTACAACAGGAAACATCAAACTGAAGATACGTGCTATCCACGAGACCTTGAATGCGATTTTGGGACATAAAGATACAAAGATCTATTTCAGATTTGTGGGTGAAGATGGAAAACCTGTAACGGGCGATGGATTTTATTCATACACCTTAACGGATAAAAAGAATGGTACAAAGAATAATGTTCCTGGCACAGAATATGGTACTGTTGATGTATACGATTCAGAGGAAACCTGTAAGAACTTTGAAATCGATGGTACTAATATGATTGAGCAAGATAGTGAAGGTGAAACCTATATTGTTATCAGCAATAAGGACTTTTCTTTGACTACGGGTAAGAAGTATTATGTATCTGTATCTACAGAAGATCCTGTCAAGGGAAATGCTAATTGGGGCACACCTGCTGAAGTCTGCTCGGTATACAGTAACTGGTTTGAAATGATTAGCCAGCATCCAGTCATTACGGATACAGATGGTAAGATCGTGACGGATTATAAGATTCCTTGCGATAAAACTGACAACTATGAGGTTACTATCAAGGGACAGTTGACTACAACCGATCCTAATAGTGGCGGTAAGATAACATTGGATAATGTGGAGTTCTTCTGGTATATTAATGATCCTGCAGTAGCTTCCAACAAGCTGAACGAAACAGCCAGCAACACAATCACTATCAGCAAGGAAAAGCTTCCTTTGGGTGAAACACATAAAATCTTTATGTTGCCAAAAGGAACTGAGAATTCAGATGGTTATATTCCATACGAAATCAATGGTAAGACCTATCTGTTGTGTTCTGCTGCAACACCCGTCCAATTGCGTGTCATGAAGGATGGACCGCAGCTTAACTTCGGATTCAACGATGTGGATTATCCATTCAAGGCTTCTGATTATGAGGCATCGCTTCGCATCGGTTTGCCACAGCTGAAGAAGTTGAAGAATACAGGGTTCCTGGAGATTCCTCTTCATAGTGCTACTATGGGTGATGGAAATGCTATCACTTCGCCACTTACCTTCGTCGATGATAGTGGCACTTCTGCAATTACTTCAGATAAGGTAATGGTAGCATACACGAATGACCCGTTATGGACAACTGCCATGCTGAATACCCAGGTTGCCACATTGCAGAGTACAGAGTTGCCGGCTATAGATAAAACGACTCAGGCTACCCTCAATATCAAGTTCTCTGATGCTGCCGTAGAGAATTTCCATGAGGGATATTACTACGAGCTCAGATTTGCCTTCGAGCAGAGAACAGCTTCTGAGGGAACTACTAACTGCCCTGGCGAGTCTTATCTCAAGTTGAAGATTGTACCGGAGTTCGTAACCTGGACACCAACAGCAGATGGCGGTATGAATGCCAACTGGAATAATGATGATAACTGGCATCGCTCATCTTCTACAGAATTGTATGATGATAAGTATACAGATTATCTGGCTTATGGAAGCAGTATGTCGGGTACGCCAACTTCTGCAAAGGATATTCCTACGCTGAACAGCTATGTGCCAATGAAGTTTACCAAGGTAACTATAGGCAATCTGAATGGTTTGCCATTTCCTGACCTCGGTAATGTCGTTTACCGTAGCACCAATAAGATTGCTACCAAGCTGACCAATGGCAAGGGTAATGAGGCTACGAAGTATATCCAGTATGATATTATGACTTACTGGGATGAAGCAGCTGCTGATAAGGGATTGGAAGCAGGTAATCTGAAGTGTGAGAAGTTCTATGGCAATACCTGTCATCAGATTTACTTCAAACCTCAGGGCGAGCTTCGCGACCAGTGCTATCTGATATATGACAAGGCTTGGGTAGAGAAAGAGCTGGAACCAAATAAGTGGTACACCATGGCTTCGCCTCTGCAGTATATCTACGCCGGTGATATGTATGTGCCAGCAAAGGATGGACGACAGGAAACCAAGGCGTTTACGGATATCACGTTTGATACGAATGTATATAGCCGGAGCAAGTATCCGGTTTATCAGAGAGCTTGGATGAAGAGTGATGTGAAGGAAATCACCCCTGATGATAAGCATAATGCATATCATTATCCGGATGGAGCAGCTCCAGGTGATGTTGATATGAATCTCGGCTACTGGAGCCACGTATATAATAAGGTAGACGAGAGCTATGCCGCAGATGGAACCTTCGGTGGTTTCTCTATCAAGGCGGGTAATGCCCTCCTGCCGAAGGATAAGACTACAAAGGCGCTCCTCCGTTTGCCAAAGGCTGATACCGAATATCAGTACTTCGATTATAATGGTAATGAGAACTCTTCAAGCAAGACTCGGGTTGCGAAAGATGCTGGCCATGGCAAGTTTCTCGTAGCTTACAGTAATGAAGAGAAGACATTCGCAGAGAAGACCCAGGCCTTGGGAACAGATAACGCCAGCGGATTCTATCTCGTTGCCAATCCATATACCTGTTCTATCTCGATGGCTAAGTTCTTCGAGGCCAATACTGGTTTGCAGAAAGCTATTTGGATTGTAGAGAATGGTGAGGTAAAGGCGATTTCCAATGAAGAATTGGATAAGAAAAACTACGCTATCCAGCCTACCCAGTCGTTCTTTGTTAAGAAGAATACTGGCGCTGCTATTAGAGAAGTAAGATTCACTTCTACGATGTGTGTTGACCGCACCATTACTCCTGGCCTGCTGATGGCATCTGACTATGTCAAGAGCATTGAAGCAACGACAGAGAATTCCAACGGCCAGACGTCTAGGGCACGCATTGCTTTGCGTCCGGAGGCTTCTGCCGACTATGATGACCAGGAGGATGTGGATCTCTTGTATGATCAGAACCTCAAGGATATTCCGCAGGTTTATACCGTTGCCGGCAACGAGGCGGTGGCTGTGAATGCTGTTCCTGAGTTGTCCTGGATTCCACTCGGTATCGTGAGCCAGCAGGCTGAAGAGGTTTCACTTACCCTGAAGGGTGTGAACAAGCTCGATGCTCCTGTTTATCTCTACGATGCTGCATCGGCAAGCTTTACGGAAGTTCATGATGGCGAGGCTGTGAAGGTGAAGGCGGGTGACCACGGAAGATACTTCCTCACCCAGACCCGTACCTCAACCGGCATCGACCGCATGGAGGCTGAAGAGCAGAGTGCACCGGTGAAGGTTTACTCACCAGCTGCAGGCATGATCGTTGTTTCTGCTCTGGGTAGTGAGAAACTCGACAGGGTTCAGGTATTTACATTGGATGGCAAGATGGTTCACAGTTATCAGTTGCCTGATAAGCAGAGAATGATTCTCCGTGTTCCATCCGGCATTTACATCGTGAAGGCATCTACCCAGTCCTGTGCTCAGGCTAAGGGTCAGAAGATTTCAGTAAGATAGTATATTCTGGTTTTTAAATATCAATACTTATTTTTTTATAATCCTTTTATACCCACATTATCTGATACCTTACTATATATAGGGGCATCTTTGTTTCTTTGGTAGAGACGAAGGTGTCCCTATCATTTTTATTATTTTTTTTAACACGCATAATTTGCTAGTTTCCAACAATTATCTTATATTTGCAAAGAGTTTCTGTGTCTCTTATGTAGAGATTCAGATGAACGACATCAAAAAACGAACTTGATTCGCATGATGAAAGAGACAAATATACACTCACAGGTAACGTCCACTATTGCAGGGGACGACGGCGAAGCCGTGGCAAAAAGTGAAGAAAACGCTAAGAAAAAGGTTCCGGAAAAGCCTAATGAAGGGCTTGAAAAACCAGCTGATGCAGGATGGTATGTGGCTGTAGTGAGAGTGAATTGTGAAACGAGAATAGCTGATTCTATACGAATCAATCTTAATCACAATCATGTTTGGTTTGATTACTGGATTCCCAAGGTAAAAGTAGTTTATATAGACAAACGTTCCAATAAGCGAAAAGTGAAAGAAAAGCTATTTCTTTCCACCTTTATCTTTTGCAATGTTTCTCCGAGACAACTTGACAAAATCCGCTTCCGTTCGGATGTGTATAAGATGCTGACGATGCCAGGTCAAAGGAAAATATATCAAATTCCCGACCAGGTTGTTGCCAACTATCGATATTTTGTAGAGAATGATGAAGAACCTGTCACTGCTGCCCCTGTTCCTTTGAAGAAAGGAATCAAAGTGCGAGTGGTAGCAGGCAGCATGAAAGGTGTGGAAGCATACGTACAGAGCTATAATGGCAAGAAAGCCGTCATCGGCAGCGAAATCAAGTATATCAGTGGTGCAACGCTTACGATAAGTAGAAATTTACTCGAAGTCGTTGAAGAAGATTGAGTTGTAGAATGATCTTGTTGCATAAAAATGGAAACGTTGGTATACATTCTTGAAGTTTCATGGAAAACCCTTATCTTTGCAGGCGATATTGAAATAAAAAATT is a window from the Segatella copri genome containing:
- a CDS encoding transcription termination/antitermination NusG family protein — its product is MMKETNIHSQVTSTIAGDDGEAVAKSEENAKKKVPEKPNEGLEKPADAGWYVAVVRVNCETRIADSIRINLNHNHVWFDYWIPKVKVVYIDKRSNKRKVKEKLFLSTFIFCNVSPRQLDKIRFRSDVYKMLTMPGQRKIYQIPDQVVANYRYFVENDEEPVTAAPVPLKKGIKVRVVAGSMKGVEAYVQSYNGKKAVIGSEIKYISGATLTISRNLLEVVEED
- a CDS encoding T9SS type A sorting domain-containing protein; this encodes MAKYNYIEFYFLDKSDAIVDLGNIKLGLWNQESNDAYSDFNGGGFKKTVNYFLFYKEKNQWGFDNLFRLKINTTGVNLSGYKFVVKASNTNNFETDKTTADVTYTYQLYSQRDVDAVTFTKATDPTLVKSAYALKEGNKCIFSGASVYDEIKKILEVSSKEDIKDFYIRWTIKHTDDSKVDNLTVSSGKIQKRNDFDYIYFNNTGSSIQAKDLDVTLVLPSSESWDNIKLSFVISKNVSELTTKYGVVEKEPTLDALYNITLETKYNMPFNHYVDHANTAFDEKGMQQTAEWEYYVYVKDANEQVELVLPFDKYENGIGSGSPLEPRGYFRWYDFKTDKANDNLSPVTGTGASTLLNHIVSGSNDYGLFAFNIPQDPVSKNVGVTYTAPAGASSDEWAGEDIACDISRYIDGLDATKTYLVHEPTLSIRYIFHIRSAKQLADNIMNTAIGKNTQRAGYRTYEDGKYLTVGMKDASSTLTLRLDLSDAKKYYFHPLADGIYENDGAFSGFTNRVYYVDEKDKLVESNFDKTKLCHATKIEWWAYDKTKTYCLWLGTKTDRFFDLKMNNLNTSWMSVYKSGANKTFTFTYGDPVYIVAYAMDDENHRCPIANFDVRFMNNHPMTKEEIVKEGLNNRLISYLDEHYKMATKPITFDDDDVEQTLAAPTTPDNNQDRLPSKWDRRAYSFVYRDLIDYDATNYNGLNKIGHSPLHGDYCLYKSANVNGISGNGGSLKDGYLWWQSGMLHDKTYEITNGSQYGHFLYVDASDESRKIAAADFTADLCTGQQLIFTAGVADMTKNEGTKPQIMFKLFGVKRNVNDDIVEKHLIHSFASGDFKTNVEDLKPATWYQVYGKITLQKESNVEQYSDFRLEIDNYCSNTDGADYAVDDIRMYLAPAKVQVIQEKPVCNGATTGNIKLKIRAIHETLNAILGHKDTKIYFRFVGEDGKPVTGDGFYSYTLTDKKNGTKNNVPGTEYGTVDVYDSEETCKNFEIDGTNMIEQDSEGETYIVISNKDFSLTTGKKYYVSVSTEDPVKGNANWGTPAEVCSVYSNWFEMISQHPVITDTDGKIVTDYKIPCDKTDNYEVTIKGQLTTTDPNSGGKITLDNVEFFWYINDPAVASNKLNETASNTITISKEKLPLGETHKIFMLPKGTENSDGYIPYEINGKTYLLCSAATPVQLRVMKDGPQLNFGFNDVDYPFKASDYEASLRIGLPQLKKLKNTGFLEIPLHSATMGDGNAITSPLTFVDDSGTSAITSDKVMVAYTNDPLWTTAMLNTQVATLQSTELPAIDKTTQATLNIKFSDAAVENFHEGYYYELRFAFEQRTASEGTTNCPGESYLKLKIVPEFVTWTPTADGGMNANWNNDDNWHRSSSTELYDDKYTDYLAYGSSMSGTPTSAKDIPTLNSYVPMKFTKVTIGNLNGLPFPDLGNVVYRSTNKIATKLTNGKGNEATKYIQYDIMTYWDEAAADKGLEAGNLKCEKFYGNTCHQIYFKPQGELRDQCYLIYDKAWVEKELEPNKWYTMASPLQYIYAGDMYVPAKDGRQETKAFTDITFDTNVYSRSKYPVYQRAWMKSDVKEITPDDKHNAYHYPDGAAPGDVDMNLGYWSHVYNKVDESYAADGTFGGFSIKAGNALLPKDKTTKALLRLPKADTEYQYFDYNGNENSSSKTRVAKDAGHGKFLVAYSNEEKTFAEKTQALGTDNASGFYLVANPYTCSISMAKFFEANTGLQKAIWIVENGEVKAISNEELDKKNYAIQPTQSFFVKKNTGAAIREVRFTSTMCVDRTITPGLLMASDYVKSIEATTENSNGQTSRARIALRPEASADYDDQEDVDLLYDQNLKDIPQVYTVAGNEAVAVNAVPELSWIPLGIVSQQAEEVSLTLKGVNKLDAPVYLYDAASASFTEVHDGEAVKVKAGDHGRYFLTQTRTSTGIDRMEAEEQSAPVKVYSPAAGMIVVSALGSEKLDRVQVFTLDGKMVHSYQLPDKQRMILRVPSGIYIVKASTQSCAQAKGQKISVR
- a CDS encoding fimbrial protein; translation: MKTIHTALILMVLAFLSACSTDSADPIQGGSGGDNTGDKVTVHMTLSTAPSSGTRATLWNDGVDAENMKSWVVAFVKDNKVVSFVENTDVSANNRIKDEVTIKDLPKGEATYQVYSFANLTATELGISKDATVKFDDKKWKMDGNGFDVTTKGIPMSNKQEVTINASGKPSITELWVVRMLAKVTLRFKNPSATALEIKDITLSDITKNSSENGDAENIMLLPKHSDASSGADKDKVTCTPNLAEQAATQNYTYKLSSSKTIPASIDTYKPENEISFYVNESAAGNTSKYFIINLNTSAGVKRYALFQDWTTIARNDHHILPISLDDYKLKFDVQSFSAIGLYPSITDNGTTLSYTCYYPEEEFHIQPKVVKASDDSEVSGTIDYTQVTWELIQEDGMTDEAAAEANAKKVFKIPPKWDAITGYFEGTFNDDAADKQQALYKVTVPVPGKTDKYLTYKILFTKDLRSFAARKYTRQSYYFRTKQ